The following DNA comes from Deltaproteobacteria bacterium.
TACCATCTTTAGATATAATCACCGCCAGGAACGGGGACGTTATCTGACCACCCTGGCACACTCTTAAGCGGCTTGAGGTTCTGCTCTGCGTCTGGCGAGACACTGTTCATGGCCGGGTTCGTGCCGGCGGTAGTCCTTGCCCTATTGAGGTTTGTTGAAATGTTTTCAGAGGGTTGGAAGGGACTTCCCTTTCGCTTTTATCGGTCCTGGTCTAAACCCCGCCCTTTTTTCTTCCCTCTTTGGAGGCCGATCAGTCGGCTATCTCGCCTTTTTTCTAAATTATTCAATAGTTACAATTGACCCGCACGATTTATTATAAAATGGTGTCGTTATCACGGGGTAGATTGTAAACAAAATAGAGAATGCGAACATTAAAGAGACTATTCTTCTGAAACGGCAGACAACAGAGGGCTTGAGATTAACAAACAAAGGCTTTGCTCTTTTCAAAAGAGGAATGCTATAATTAAGCTAAGAATAAAACGGGAGTGTTATCTGATTTTAAATGTATTATGGCCGGTGAAGAAGATTTCAAGGCGGGCCGGGTCAAAAAATGGTCTGAGGTTAAAGAGGATGTTTGAAAGTTCTGGTCTCCTGCGAGGCCGATAAATTATTACAGGAAGGGAAGAAAAATGACACTTTATGAAGAAACAGTAACAAAACTTAGACAAATGCCAGAAGGTCTTATCGAGGAAGTGAACGACTTCATTAATTTTATACTGATGAGACACGATAGTAATCGTTGGCAATTGTGGAATCAATTTTCTGAAGGTTTGGGAATAGCTGAAATAGACTTCCCAGACTATTTATCAAATCTTCAAGATTATGAGGACCGTTTGGCTCTTGGAGAAATAAAATGGTAACTTTTACCCGAGGTGATGTCATCCAATGCGATCTTAACCCTGTGATGGGAACAGAACAGGCCGGAATACGACCTTGCGTTATCGTTCAAATTGATCGTGCTAATATTGCCAGCCCCCACACGATAATTGTGCCGTTTACAACAAAAATACGACGTGCTCTTTTGTCTTCTCATGCATTTATTCCCGCAGGTATAGGTGGATTACTCCAAGACTCTGTAGCTCTTTGCGAACAAGTTCGGGTGATCGACAAACGAAGAGTAATAAAGGTGTTTGGGCATCTTGAGGATTCTTACATTCTAAAAATAGGGGAAGCGTTATCTGTAATTCTTGGATTGGAAGGTCTCGACACGGCGTCTAACCACAGGCCGAAAGAATAACTTCCGACTTTTTTATCTATTGTTCAGATGCGGCCTGACCGCCAACGATAAGATCAACTCACCTCCTTGAGGGCCTGGGCCTTATCCGTCAACTCCCAGGGAAGGCCCATATCCATAGTGAAAAAAATCCGATAAAGAATTAAGGGAGATATGGTATGGTTGGATAGCTCGGGCGGTTTGATAAAGAAAAGATCCGGGGATCGAATGGATGCAGCGGAAAAAATTTGACTGGTGGTTGACTGGAATCTGTGTCTCAAGGGTCTTTAACGGCCTCATTTTCATGACCTATGCCGTGGCCCTGCCGGTCCTTCAACAGCAATGGGTTATGTCGGCCACCCAGGCCGGCTCCATCGCCAGCGGATTCCAGTTGGGGTACGCGGTCTCTCTGGTGGTTTTCTCCAGCCTGGCCGACCGGATCAGCGCCCGCACGGTCTACCTCGGCTCTCTGTTTGCCTCCGGGGTCTGCTCTATGGCCTTTGCTTTCCTGGCCCGGGATTTCCTCTCCGGTTTGATCCTGCACACAGTGTTAGGGCTTTCCCTTGGCGGAACCTATACCACCGGGGTGATGATCATCGCGGATCAATATGCGCCTGTCCGCAGAGGCATGGCCGTGGGGTTATTTATTGCCAGCACATCTTGCGGCTACGCCCTGTCCCTGATCATCAGCGGCATCGCGCTTCCCAAAGGCGGTTACCCGCTTTCCTTTTTCCTTACCTGCCTCGGTCCGGTGCTGGCCTGGCTTCTGGCCTTGATCACCTTGCAGCACACCGTAATAGCCGTACCGGAGCGGCGCAAAGGACAGAAGTTCACCCGGGAAGTCCTGGGCAACCGGAAGGCCATGCTCCTCATCTGGGGGTACATCTTCCATAATTGGGAGCTTCAGGGCATGTGGTCCTGGACACCGGCCTTTATGGCCGCCTGTCTGGGGGTGGCCGGCGCGGCTGGTGTCCAGGCTGCCGGAGCCGGGGCGAATATCGTGGCCCTGTTTCACATCATGGGTTTGATCGCTTCCCTCTCCATGGGGATCTTGTCGGACCGGTACGCTCGCGCCCGGGTGATGCTGGTGCTGGCCGCGGTCAGCATGATCTGCTCTTTCACTTTCGGTTGGACCATCGGGTTGCCCCTCTCCGTGATCATCGGGATCGGGGTGATCTACGCCTTTTCTTCCCTGGGTGATTCTCCCATCCTCTCCGTCGCTCTGACCGAGGTCATGGAGCCCTCCTATCTGGGGGTGGCCCTGGGGTTGCGTTCCCTCCTCGGGTTTGGCGGTGCGGCCATCGCCCCTCTGGCTTTCGGAGCGGTCCTGGACTTAAGCAACCCCTTAATCAATGGGCAGAGGTCGTACGAAACCTGGGGTTGGGCCTTTAGCTTACTGGGAGTGGGCGGACTCGGGGCGGTCTGGACTATTTACTGGTACGGCGATAAGCGGAAAGCAAAGTCTGAAATGCCGCCAGCGACGATGCTTTGATGTCGTATTCGCTCGAGCAGGCCAAGACCATGAAGTTACTATGCGGTCTGACGCGCCTTACGACTATGATAAGATCTAAATCAGTTTCCCGTTTAAGGCCGAACCCAAAAAAACGTCCTTGCGAAAGGAAGTGAAAAATCATAAGATGTGATCTTTCCTGAGACCCTAAAATCCGCAAGGAAGTAACATAAATTTGATACCAATAGGAACCATAATCCCTACGAGGAGAGTACCTCGTCCCTCAGGGGCTCCCCGATCATGATTGCCCCGCATTCTTTTGCCATTGTCATCCCCACATTCAATCACGGGGGACAGGTCCGTGGAGTAGTCGAGAAGGCCCTTCGGCTTGGGAAGCCTGTTATTGTAGTGGATGATGGATCTACCGATTCCACCCCACAGATCCTGGCTTCCCTTTCCGGTATAACCCTTATACGCCATAAGGAGAATCAAGGCAAAGGGGCCGCCTTGCTGACAGGATTTACCGAGGCTTCTCGGCTGGCAGACTGGGCTGTCACCATAGATGCCGACGGCCAGCATGCTCCGGAGGATATTCCTTTCCTGATCAAGGCCATTCCCGAGGGTCAACGTCTTCTAGTGATAGGGAAACGCCTGGGAATGGAGCAAAATCATGTTCCCTGGACCAGCCTTTGGGGCCGGAAATTTTCGAACTTCTGGGTCTGGGCTTCTTGCGGGAAATGGTTTTCGGATTCCCAATCGGGATTTCGGGTGTACCCCCTCCCGGAGATTCTGCACCTTAGAAGCCGGGCCAGGAGATACCAGTTCGAAGTTGAAATTATGGTTTTGGCGGTCTGGAGCGGTCTGCCCATCATCGAAGTGCCCGTGTCTGTCCTCTACGGCCCTGCTCAAGAGAGGGTCTCCCACTTCAGACCCTGGCAGGATTTCTGGCGTAATACCCGAACCTTTTCCCGGCTGATCGCCGCCAGAATACTGATACCCTCAAGGCGTCGAAAATGAAATCCACTTTAATTATTTCCGAACAGGTCGGATCAAAGGAACATCTTCAAGCGGCCCTCCTGCCCTACAGGCACCTGAAACCCTATCCCCGCCACTTCGCCCGGTTCAAGATCCTCATGGATCCCATGTTTCCCCGCCTGGCCGATTTTGTCCAACCGGGTTGGAAAGTGATTGATGTGGGCTGCGGCTATGGGGTTCCGGCAGCCTGGCTCCTGGCCGCTTATCCTGACCTGAAGTTTCTGGCCTGTGAACCCAATGGTGAGCGGGCCGGTGTGACCAGCCGGGTCCTGGCTGACCGAGGCCGGGTTGTTCAATGCAGCGCCATGGACCTGCCCCTGGATAATGAAAAAGCCGATGCGGTCCTTTGCCTTGATATGCTGCACTATCTTTCCGACCAGGAACTCGGGGAATTTCTGGTTCGGATCCGATCGGTGCTTTCATTGGAAGGAAAACTGATTATTCGGGCAACCGTTCCGAAACCCGGATTCCATTTTCTTCGATTAGTTGAATGGATGAAATTAAAGGTTAAAGGAATTCCCTATTATTATCGGGGAACCGGGGAGCTTTCCCGGATAATAGAACAAAAGGGTTTTCATCTGGATCTGGTGGAGCTTTCCGCACCCCAAAGAGAGGAAATTTGGTTTATATCAAGTGCATCGTTCGACGATTGAGAAATCGAAATGGATTCAAGCATCCCTGGTGGGCCATCATTTTGGGGACGCTCCTTTTATTCTCTCTTCCGGTAATTTCTTACGGTGGTCAATACCCCCTTTGGGAAGCAGGGCTTGGGGCGACGGGGCTAACCATGCCGGATTACCGGGGGTCCGATGAATCCCGATATTATGTCTTTCCCTATCCCTATATCATTTATCGAGGGGATATGCTCAAAATCGATGGAGAAGATATCCGCGGATTTTTACTAAAGACCGACCGGCTTAATCTGGACGTAAGTGGGAACGGATCCGCCCCGGTAAAAAGTACTGACAACAAGGCCCGCCGGGGCATGTCCGACCTGGACCCGACTTTTGAAATTGGTCCTTCTCTGGAAGTCTTGGTTAGCCAAAATAAGGAGAAAACCTATAAGATATCCTTGAGTTTTCCGGCCAGGGCACTCTTCTCTACTAATTTTTCTGAGGTGATTTATCAAGGCTGGATCTTCAACCCCCGTCTTAATATGGAAATGATTAAGAGAGTCCCCGGGGGAGACTGGAATTGGGGGATTGAATTAGGACCCGTCTGGGGAGATCAGGGCTATCATGACTATTATTATCGTGTTGACCCGGCCTTTGCCATACCCGGTCGCCCGGCCTATTCGCCCCAGGGTGGATATAGCGGGCTGCAAATGACCACCTATATAGGAAAAAGGTTCAAGGGGTGGAAGTTGAGCATGTTCGCCCGGACTGATTTTTTAAATGGAGCCGTTTTCTCCGACAGTCCCCTGGTCAAAACCAACACCTCCATCCTGGCCGGTTTTGCCATCTCTTATTTATTCTGGACATCCTCCACTATGGTCGAGGCGGATAAATAATTTTTTAAATTATATTGTGACCTGAAAGATATTTGACCTGACAAACAGTGTCAACATATCTCGGATGTTGAGTACCTCCTACAAACAAATGACTTTGAAAAGTTTTAAATTTGTGAATTACGATTTGAAATATGCGGTGGCTACTCCCCGAATTTCATCACCCTCTTTTGATGGCAGGATGGGCAAAATTGTCGGCGTTTGCAGGAAAAACCCAAGAGGTATTCTTGGCCGCAGGTTTATCTTCGATGTTACTACGAAATAGGACTATTTAGGTGGGAATATATCGGTTATTTCTAAAGCCAATGTAGCTGCTATTTGCTTAATCTTTGGTCTTGGCACATCGTGAAGGTATACAATATTGCCGTGATATGGATTATCTCGATTATCTTGTGATATTTTCCTCTCATATTTCAAGGAATTTGTTGATTGAGGTTTCTCATTCACAAGATCAATAGCTTTGCGTGGAAGTCTAAGAGCGCCGAATTTGGCGATAGGTTGCCTAAGGGTGTAACTGACTGCTTGGTCATTGTCCTCCCAATTGATAGACGTTTCATATCCACGATCATCTCTTTGGTCACATGTTCTAAAATCTGGTTCAAATACCAATGAAGAGATAATACCATCGACTATCCATTCTGCTTTTCGTACACCTCTAATACAAGTGTCAGCATAATCATTTTTCATTGTCATTATATTAACAAGGTCTCCTTTTTAACCAATCGAGAATCCATAGAAGATCTATAGAGATTAAATCGCCATAGGCTTGTACG
Coding sequences within:
- a CDS encoding type II toxin-antitoxin system PemK/MazF family toxin, giving the protein MVTFTRGDVIQCDLNPVMGTEQAGIRPCVIVQIDRANIASPHTIIVPFTTKIRRALLSSHAFIPAGIGGLLQDSVALCEQVRVIDKRRVIKVFGHLEDSYILKIGEALSVILGLEGLDTASNHRPKE
- a CDS encoding MFS transporter, whose amino-acid sequence is MQRKKFDWWLTGICVSRVFNGLIFMTYAVALPVLQQQWVMSATQAGSIASGFQLGYAVSLVVFSSLADRISARTVYLGSLFASGVCSMAFAFLARDFLSGLILHTVLGLSLGGTYTTGVMIIADQYAPVRRGMAVGLFIASTSCGYALSLIISGIALPKGGYPLSFFLTCLGPVLAWLLALITLQHTVIAVPERRKGQKFTREVLGNRKAMLLIWGYIFHNWELQGMWSWTPAFMAACLGVAGAAGVQAAGAGANIVALFHIMGLIASLSMGILSDRYARARVMLVLAAVSMICSFTFGWTIGLPLSVIIGIGVIYAFSSLGDSPILSVALTEVMEPSYLGVALGLRSLLGFGGAAIAPLAFGAVLDLSNPLINGQRSYETWGWAFSLLGVGGLGAVWTIYWYGDKRKAKSEMPPATML
- a CDS encoding glycosyltransferase family 2 protein codes for the protein MIAPHSFAIVIPTFNHGGQVRGVVEKALRLGKPVIVVDDGSTDSTPQILASLSGITLIRHKENQGKGAALLTGFTEASRLADWAVTIDADGQHAPEDIPFLIKAIPEGQRLLVIGKRLGMEQNHVPWTSLWGRKFSNFWVWASCGKWFSDSQSGFRVYPLPEILHLRSRARRYQFEVEIMVLAVWSGLPIIEVPVSVLYGPAQERVSHFRPWQDFWRNTRTFSRLIAARILIPSRRRK
- a CDS encoding class I SAM-dependent methyltransferase is translated as MKSTLIISEQVGSKEHLQAALLPYRHLKPYPRHFARFKILMDPMFPRLADFVQPGWKVIDVGCGYGVPAAWLLAAYPDLKFLACEPNGERAGVTSRVLADRGRVVQCSAMDLPLDNEKADAVLCLDMLHYLSDQELGEFLVRIRSVLSLEGKLIIRATVPKPGFHFLRLVEWMKLKVKGIPYYYRGTGELSRIIEQKGFHLDLVELSAPQREEIWFISSASFDD
- a CDS encoding MipA/OmpV family protein; translation: MVYIKCIVRRLRNRNGFKHPWWAIILGTLLLFSLPVISYGGQYPLWEAGLGATGLTMPDYRGSDESRYYVFPYPYIIYRGDMLKIDGEDIRGFLLKTDRLNLDVSGNGSAPVKSTDNKARRGMSDLDPTFEIGPSLEVLVSQNKEKTYKISLSFPARALFSTNFSEVIYQGWIFNPRLNMEMIKRVPGGDWNWGIELGPVWGDQGYHDYYYRVDPAFAIPGRPAYSPQGGYSGLQMTTYIGKRFKGWKLSMFARTDFLNGAVFSDSPLVKTNTSILAGFAISYLFWTSSTMVEADK